One segment of Candidatus Gracilibacteria bacterium DNA contains the following:
- a CDS encoding HAD family hydrolase, giving the protein MKKYLIFDFDGVLADTFDYSHQKIKMAGLGDTTVEQWKAHHDGNVFETPAVSFHGESRELFRKLYFEDVCLCIPFFSKLELEKLSQDYTLFIISSNREYSIEKYLCHHEMEYFTEVLGGDFHKSKVEKFKYIFNKYDFSKDDCYFITDTLGDILEGNEVGVETIAVDFGFHERARLEKGSPYKIISSTQELNKILELC; this is encoded by the coding sequence ATGAAAAAATACTTAATTTTCGACTTCGATGGAGTCTTGGCTGATACCTTTGATTACTCTCATCAAAAAATTAAGATGGCAGGACTAGGTGATACCACTGTAGAACAATGGAAAGCTCATCACGATTGAAATGTTTTTGAAACTCCAGCTGTATCATTTCACTGAGAATCAAGAGAACTATTTCGTAAACTTTATTTTGAAGATGTGTGTTTGTGTATACCATTTTTTTCAAAACTGGAACTCGAAAAACTTTCTCAGGATTATACCCTGTTTATAATTTCAAGTAACAGAGAATATTCTATTGAAAAATATCTGTGTCATCATGAAATGGAATACTTTACTGAAGTCCTTGGAGGAGACTTCCACAAATCTAAAGTAGAAAAATTTAAATATATATTCAACAAATATGATTTTTCAAAAGATGATTGTTACTTTATTACAGATACCCTTTGAGATATACTAGAAGGAAATGAAGTAGGAGTTGAAACAATAGCTGTAGATTTTGGTTTTCATGAAAGAGCTCGACTCGAAAAATGAAGTCCTTATAAAATAATTTCAAGTACTCAGGAATTAAATAAAATCTTAGAATTATGCTAG
- the gyrB gene encoding DNA topoisomerase (ATP-hydrolyzing) subunit B, whose translation MAEMKTGHENYGADNIQVLEGLEPVRKRPGMYIGSTDERGLHHLVWEIVDNSIDEAMAGYCDSITIKLHKDGACSVEDNGRGIPVEKHSKTGVSTLETILTVLHAGGKFGGGGYKVSGGLHGVGASVVNALSTKLEAWVHRDGKIYYQSFSMGVSDGDVEVVGKTKKTGTIIKFYPDASIFKMTTEFDYKTIKNRMRQQAYLTKGIKLTLNDERKDNNYKFYFEGGIKSYVNFLNKNESTIGKVFYAEKEKNDILVEVSIQYNKDYSDNIISFVNNIHTPEGGTHMTGFRTALTRTINKYARDKGILKEKDQNLTNEDVIEGIVVVLSIKVIDPQFEGQTKAKLGTTEARGAVDSVFSEKFMEFLEENPASGKSICEKVNLAAKARLAARAARDTVIRKGALEGMTLPGKLADCSSKDPADSEIYIVEGDSAGGSAKQGRDREHQAILPLRGKILNTEQARIDKIFASEQIKNLIIAMGTSIGETFDISKLRYHRIVIMTDADVDGAHIRTLLLTFFFRYMKDIIKGGYLYIAQPPLYKLTKGKNSWYVYNEEQKEMIIAENDIIGDNIQRYKGLGEMNPEQLWETTMDPAERKMYKVGIEDSQRADEMFKILMGGEVAPRRKFIQSRAKSVKNLDV comes from the coding sequence ATGGCAGAAATGAAAACAGGACATGAAAATTATGGTGCTGATAATATTCAGGTACTTGAAGGACTCGAACCAGTTCGAAAACGTCCAGGTATGTATATCGGTTCTACAGATGAGAGAGGTCTCCACCATCTTGTATGGGAAATCGTAGATAACTCGATTGATGAAGCAATGGCAGGGTATTGTGATTCTATTACTATTAAGCTACATAAAGATGGAGCATGTAGTGTTGAGGATAACGGTCGAGGTATTCCAGTAGAAAAACATTCAAAAACATGAGTTTCTACCTTGGAAACTATCCTAACAGTCCTTCACGCTGGATGAAAATTTGGTTGAGGAGGGTATAAAGTATCAGGTGGACTACATGGAGTTGGTGCTTCAGTAGTAAATGCACTTTCTACAAAACTTGAAGCGTGGGTCCACAGAGACGGGAAGATCTATTACCAGTCATTTTCTATGTGAGTTTCAGATGGTGATGTTGAGGTTGTTGGAAAAACTAAGAAAACAGGAACAATCATAAAATTTTATCCTGATGCTAGTATTTTTAAGATGACAACGGAATTTGATTACAAAACAATCAAGAACCGAATGCGTCAACAAGCGTACTTAACGAAGGGAATCAAGCTCACATTGAATGATGAACGAAAAGACAATAACTATAAGTTTTATTTTGAAGGAGGGATTAAATCATATGTTAATTTCTTGAATAAAAATGAATCAACTATTGGAAAAGTCTTTTATGCTGAGAAAGAGAAAAATGATATCCTTGTAGAGGTTTCAATCCAATATAACAAAGACTACTCGGATAACATAATATCATTTGTAAATAATATTCACACTCCAGAAGGGGGAACGCACATGACTGGGTTTAGAACAGCCCTGACTCGAACAATAAACAAATATGCTCGTGATAAAGGTATTTTAAAAGAAAAAGACCAAAATCTTACAAACGAAGATGTGATAGAAGGTATAGTTGTTGTTCTTTCTATTAAAGTCATTGATCCTCAATTTGAAGGTCAGACAAAAGCGAAGCTTGGAACTACTGAAGCGAGGTGAGCAGTTGACAGTGTCTTTTCTGAAAAGTTCATGGAGTTTCTTGAAGAAAATCCTGCTTCAGGAAAATCAATTTGTGAAAAAGTAAATCTTGCAGCAAAAGCGAGACTTGCTGCAAGAGCAGCTCGAGATACTGTTATTAGAAAAGGAGCTCTTGAGGGTATGACACTCCCTGGAAAGCTTGCCGATTGTTCGAGTAAAGATCCAGCCGATTCTGAGATATATATTGTCGAAGGAGATTCTGCAGGTGGTTCAGCAAAGCAATGACGTGATAGAGAACATCAGGCTATTTTACCACTGAGAGGGAAAATCCTCAATACAGAACAAGCTCGTATCGACAAGATATTTGCCAGTGAACAAATTAAAAATCTCATCATCGCAATGGGGACATCTATAGGTGAAACCTTTGATATATCAAAACTCAGATATCATCGTATAGTTATTATGACAGATGCTGATGTTGATGGAGCTCATATCCGAACATTGCTCCTGACATTCTTCTTTCGGTATATGAAAGATATCATAAAAGGAGGATATCTCTATATAGCACAACCACCTCTCTATAAGCTTACAAAGGGGAAAAACTCTTGGTATGTATACAATGAAGAACAAAAAGAAATGATTATCGCAGAAAACGATATTATAGGTGATAATATTCAACGGTACAAAGGTCTGGGGGAAATGAATCCAGAACAACTTTGGGAAACAACTATGGACCCAGCAGAAAGAAAGATGTACAAAGTAGGGATAGAAGACTCACAAAGGGCTGATGAAATGTTTAAGATACTTATGGGGGGTGAAGTTGCTCCACGAAGAAAATTCATTCAATCAAGAGCCAAGAGTGTAAAGAACTTAGATGTCTAA